Sequence from the Leptospira dzoumogneensis genome:
TCTTTCCTGAATAGATTGTGTATTTGGGAAATGGAATACTCTTCCTTGATCTGAGCGTTATGGATGAAATAATCCATTTCGTTAAAAATTTCTATGATCCTGTTTGCGGTTTCCGCATTGGATACCAGTAGATCTATTAGAGTAGCGGGGACCTCGTAATGAGTACCGTTCTGCTTCGCTTTTTTACGTATTAATCCGATCGCGGATACCAATGCACCGAAACCGGATCCCTGACTTAAAGAAGTCCTAATATTCGAGATAAGATAGGCGCTTTTTGTTTGTAGATCCTTGCGGATCAGATCCTTACGGAACGAATTCCAATCCAAATCCCCTTGGATCTTATTAATTCTTTCCGTTTCAAGATTATCCTGTAAGAGATCCAGCTCCCAATTTTCCTTTATATGTTTGAGAGTATCTTTGATCTCTTTGGGAGAAGTTGCGTTAATGTCTATGCAGTCGAAGGCTCCCAAACGTAAGGCTTTAACTATCGTCTTAGCATCCGGACTTTCCAATCCTAAGATAAAAGAAGGAGATCTTTTGGCTGCAAAGAATTTTCGGGTCAATGTCTCGAATTGAGAGATATCTAACTCCGAGTATACGATCCCAAAATCGCGATCAATATTTAGATCTTCTAATGAAAAAGAATGAAGGACAGTGAGTCCCACATCTTCGCAGATTTTAGAGATCAGTTCCGATCTTTCGGGACCGATCCCGACTAACAAAATATTTTTTTTAGTCCGGCGTTCCGATTGCCGAACATCTTTTTTTTCTATTCCAGCGTTCGTCATAGACGAGCTCCATCCAAAAGCATTCCCGAATATTCGGAAAATATCTATGTAATATATTTTTAATGAGCCATAACTCTAGAATAACGCGGGAAATTGAAATATTTAATTTTTTAACTTTTGTATACTAAGATGATAAATATGAAAAAAAAAATTTTATAAATTATGAATATCGGATATTTTGAAATTATACGTAAAATAATTTCCATATAATAACACTTTTGGAGTATATTATAATTTACGACTAAACAAAACGTGTTACCTCATATGGGAAATTTATTTTTGAGATTTGTTTGAAATAATGAAATATATTAACTTAAATTAGTCGGAATTCGTATTGTAAGGATTATGCGCTGCGGAACGGATATTCGAGAGAGTGTGTAAAAATAAAAATGCCGCTTTTCGGTCGAAAAGCGGCATCCTTAAAATGAGGAAAATTAGGTGTTAGATCCTTTCGATTACTGTTGCGATCCCCATTCCTCCGCCTATGCAGAGAGTAATGAGTGCGTAACGTTGATTTCTTCTTTCTAATTCGTCCAATGCGGTCCCGAGAAGAATAGCTCCTGTTGCTCCCAGAGGATGTCCTAAAGCGATTGCTCCTCCGTTTACGTTGATCTTCTCCAGAGGGATCCCCAAAGTTTTTTGAGTGTAAAGAACCACGGAAGCGAATGCTTCGTTGATCTCCCAAAGATCGATATCTTCCACTTTTAGTCCTGCCATTTGGAGCGCTTTTTTGGAAGCGGAAACAGGCCCTGTTAACATGATGGTAGGGTCTTCTCCAGTAGCTACCGTAGAGAGTATTTTTGCTCTAGGCTTTAATCCGTATTTTTTGATCCCTTCGTCGTTAGCGAGCAGAACGGAAGCGGCGCCGTCCACGATCCCGGAAGAGTTTCCGAGTGTGTGGATATGATTGATCTTTCCCACATCAGGATAGGATCTTAATGCGATCGCATCTAATTCTCTTTCACCGACTGTTTTAAAAACTGCACCTAAACTGGAAAGGAATGCGTAGTCGGATTCTATACGAGGGTTCTCATCAGTATCCACTACTGTTCCATCTTCTAACTTTACCGGAATAATGGATTTTTTGAATACACCGTCTTTGATCGCTTTGTCAGCTTTCAATTGAGAAGACTCTGCGAATTTGTCCGCTTCTTCTCTGCTGATATTATACTTGGTTGCGATCAGATCCGCGGAAATTCCTTGAGGAACAAGATTATAATGTTTTTGTATATTAGGATTTCCTATATTAAAATCCCTGTCTCCTAGATCGGCTCCCATTTTTACCCGGCTCATGGACTCCACTCCGCCGCCTAAGCCTACCGCCATTGCCCCTGACTGAACATGGTTTGCGATATTGTTTACCGCTTGTAATCCTGATCCACAGAAACGGTTTACTGTATATCCCGGAACGGAATTTGGCCATTGTGCAGCCATGACCGCGTAACGTGCGATACATGCAGCTTGGTCATCCACTTGGGAAACACAACCTAAAACAACTTCTTCTACGATTTCCGGTTTTAATCCGTTTCTTTCTTGGATCGCTAATAGAGTTGAGGCGGAAAGTTCTTGCGGGTGAACTGATGCAAGTGTTCCTCTTTTTTTACCTTTTCCTCTCGGGGTGCGAACCGCATCGATAACGTATGCGTTGGACATAGTATTTCTCCTATAACGAAAGCCGTTCGGTTATTCTTGAACTTATGTTCAAAAACGAAATATGCTTACGGCTTGAGTTTAGAAGAAAGGAGGGAAAAGCAAGCCACTTCTTCTTATCCGAATATAACTTTATCGAAGACCCTGAAGTACCAGCAGTCTCCTTTTAAGTTTTCATAAAATCCGTTATGGCCTCCGTATTTTTGGATGAATATCCTAAGCTTGGAACTTTTAGGGATCTCCTTGAATTCGTCGGGACGTATGATCGGATCGTCTGCGGATGTAACTATAGTCAGATCCACTTTCAATTTTTCAAAATCCTTTGGACCCAATGTATAAGAATTAAAATAATCATCCGAGTTTTTAAACTCCACAGAAGATGCAACTATCCTATCAGTCATTTCCATGACTGTCTTTCCTTTCATGATATTCGGATAAGGATGTAGATCCGGAAAATGTACGTTCTTCTTAGCTAAAGATTGTCTCCATTTATCTAAGAAATATTTTCCTAGGATCAGTTTAGAATCCATCATTTCGGTCGCGGACTTTGGATGAAGAGGAGGACTGACGGCGATACAATGTTTTAAATTCGGGATACTTTGTTTATTCCTGGAATGTTCTCTTGCCACTCGGATCGTAAAATTCCCGCCCATAGAAAATCCGCCCAGGTATACCGGAAGTTTATGTCCGAATTCTTTTGCAACTTTGCGTACTGCTTCGTAGGTCTCTCGTATTAAACTTCCGTTAAACGGTTCCGGATTCAGATGATGAGTGTTCCCATGATCCCTTAAATTCAATCTGAAGATAGAAATTCCCTTATCGTAAAATCTTCTGGAAGTTCTTTGGATATAATTTGAATCCATACTTCCTTCCCAGCCGTGTATAAGCACTAGTAACGCTTTGTTTTGTGGAGACTTGGAATAATGACCTAATAAACGAACTCCTTTTCCTGCATCTATAACAACCGGAGAAGCAGTCTTGTCCATAGGATGATCCGGAATATTCTGCCTCATTAAAGAAGCTAAAACTGTTTGTACAAACGGATGTCTTAGATGAATGGGAGGTTTGAATGGATGAATGGTCTCCATACCGGCAATTCTCCGGATCCGGTTTTACGAGACAAGCATTCGTCAAAGAAAATCGGAAAGAACTTTATAAAGTTGTTTAGGTTGGAATGGTTTGCCGATAAAACCTTCTATCCCATGTTGAGCGCATTTTTCATATGCTTCCGAGAATGAACTAGCGGTGACTGCCACGATCGGTGTTTTTGCATTAAAAGAATTTAAAGCATGTATCGCATCCGCAGTATGATATCCGTCCATCTCAGGCATTTGTAGATCTAGTAGGATCAGATCGTACTTCTTTTCATTCGTATCTAAAAGTTTTAATGCTTCTCTGCCGCTTAGAGCGGAGTCCGATTGTATCCCTGTTTTACTTAAATGTTTGGATAGGATCTTTACATTGATCTCGTTATCATCTACGATCAAAACAGAGCCTGAAGAGAACTTAGGAACTGTTTCCGATTGTATCTGAGCCGGAGTAATCTGGATATCTGTTTCGGTTTTTAAAGGAAGAATGATAGAAAATTCGGAACCGAGTCCCGGCACGGAATCCAGTCGAATATCTCCTTTCATTTTGGAAGTTAGTCTTTTGACTATATAAAGTCCTAATCCTACTCCTCCATACTTACGAGTATCCGCTAAATCTTCCTGGTGGAATGCGTCAAAGATCCTTAGTCTTGCCTCTTCTTGGATACCTATCCCTGTATCTTTTACTTTGAATAAGATAGAGTTTTCTCCTTCTATATCTAAGGAGAGTGTGACCAAGCCCTTATCGGTAAACTTGATCGAGTTCGTGATCAGATTCAATAATACCTGTTCGATCCTGGTCCTGTCCCCTATGATCACTTTCGGGAATTTTTCGGAGATAGAGATCTTGAATTCTATCTCCTTCTCGAATGCTTTAGGTTCTACTAATATACGTATAAAGTCTATGAAGGTTTTGATCTCGAAAGGTTCTTCCTTGATCTCCATTTTGGCGGAATCCAAGGTGATGATCTGTAGTAGATCATCTATCAATCTAGAAAGGATCTCGGTAGAATCCGAAAGATCTTTTAAATATTCTTTTTGTTCCGAGTTCAATTCGGAACCTGCGAGAAGTGTAGCCATCCCGAATATTCCGTTTAAAGGGGTTCTCATCTCGTGAGAGATCATCCCTAAAAATTCTGACTTTGCTTTGTCTGCCCGTTCCGCTCTTTCTTTTGCTTGTTCTAAAGCTAATTCGGATTGTTTTGCGGCGGAGATATCCGTATGAGTTCCTACAATACGTGTAGGATCCCCATTCTCATCCTTGATGATAAGCGCTCTGGAACGGATAAATATATATTCTCCACTTTTTGTTTTGAATCTTAAGACCTTATCGAATCTTTCCGTTTCTTCGGATTGATGTCTTTGGAATGCGGAAAGTGCAATTCTAAGATCCTTGGGATGTACTAATTTTCTCCAGACCTGAAGATCATCGGAAGCGATCTCTTGGTCGGTAAAACCAAGCATCGTTTTCCATCTTTCGGAGAGGAAAAGTTGAGAAGTTTTCACATTATAATCCCA
This genomic interval carries:
- a CDS encoding sensor histidine kinase produces the protein MTNAGIEKKDVRQSERRTKKNILLVGIGPERSELISKICEDVGLTVLHSFSLEDLNIDRDFGIVYSELDISQFETLTRKFFAAKRSPSFILGLESPDAKTIVKALRLGAFDCIDINATSPKEIKDTLKHIKENWELDLLQDNLETERINKIQGDLDWNSFRKDLIRKDLQTKSAYLISNIRTSLSQGSGFGALVSAIGLIRKKAKQNGTHYEVPATLIDLLVSNAETANRIIEIFNEMDYFIHNAQIKEEYSISQIHNLFRKEIHNVYELSRFKKLHIKICEDKYVNSRATVGIHEESFKKAVEELLLNAIKFSEPETTIYVLFTLKKRKLLISVLNSPKIEGGSKKGIPNEESEFVFQPFARLTKYVHEDVPTLDYGLGLPLVEKIVSNHEGKISTFNVTSFLDEEEETMVLMEMDLPVFQKV
- a CDS encoding acetyl-CoA C-acetyltransferase: MSNAYVIDAVRTPRGKGKKRGTLASVHPQELSASTLLAIQERNGLKPEIVEEVVLGCVSQVDDQAACIARYAVMAAQWPNSVPGYTVNRFCGSGLQAVNNIANHVQSGAMAVGLGGGVESMSRVKMGADLGDRDFNIGNPNIQKHYNLVPQGISADLIATKYNISREEADKFAESSQLKADKAIKDGVFKKSIIPVKLEDGTVVDTDENPRIESDYAFLSSLGAVFKTVGERELDAIALRSYPDVGKINHIHTLGNSSGIVDGAASVLLANDEGIKKYGLKPRAKILSTVATGEDPTIMLTGPVSASKKALQMAGLKVEDIDLWEINEAFASVVLYTQKTLGIPLEKINVNGGAIALGHPLGATGAILLGTALDELERRNQRYALITLCIGGGMGIATVIERI
- a CDS encoding YheT family hydrolase, whose translation is METIHPFKPPIHLRHPFVQTVLASLMRQNIPDHPMDKTASPVVIDAGKGVRLLGHYSKSPQNKALLVLIHGWEGSMDSNYIQRTSRRFYDKGISIFRLNLRDHGNTHHLNPEPFNGSLIRETYEAVRKVAKEFGHKLPVYLGGFSMGGNFTIRVAREHSRNKQSIPNLKHCIAVSPPLHPKSATEMMDSKLILGKYFLDKWRQSLAKKNVHFPDLHPYPNIMKGKTVMEMTDRIVASSVEFKNSDDYFNSYTLGPKDFEKLKVDLTIVTSADDPIIRPDEFKEIPKSSKLRIFIQKYGGHNGFYENLKGDCWYFRVFDKVIFG
- a CDS encoding hybrid sensor histidine kinase/response regulator; the protein is MNEIPADILTFIKFFEHSDGTSVYVNELIRDEAGKIKDIKLHYCNEQAAKLLRLEKSFLIGKNFTELRPDVSELKPEITEFMDSISKAGSEWRGTRKSIISGKYFDSTMLCPKDDWIVSLAKDLNQEIKEKDIFREAAYRNEDAVYYLEPIFDEKGSIIDFLYKDLNPAAEAEIGMPKEIAIGKNLRKLFPKTIELGTFDLYKNVYLTQQAVKKEYETEDTHGNPGFYLLQISRVYEGLVISNKNITEIRNVENQLRIQKEQLEFTYLASNDGYWDYNVKTSQLFLSERWKTMLGFTDQEIASDDLQVWRKLVHPKDLRIALSAFQRHQSEETERFDKVLRFKTKSGEYIFIRSRALIIKDENGDPTRIVGTHTDISAAKQSELALEQAKERAERADKAKSEFLGMISHEMRTPLNGIFGMATLLAGSELNSEQKEYLKDLSDSTEILSRLIDDLLQIITLDSAKMEIKEEPFEIKTFIDFIRILVEPKAFEKEIEFKISISEKFPKVIIGDRTRIEQVLLNLITNSIKFTDKGLVTLSLDIEGENSILFKVKDTGIGIQEEARLRIFDAFHQEDLADTRKYGGVGLGLYIVKRLTSKMKGDIRLDSVPGLGSEFSIILPLKTETDIQITPAQIQSETVPKFSSGSVLIVDDNEINVKILSKHLSKTGIQSDSALSGREALKLLDTNEKKYDLILLDLQMPEMDGYHTADAIHALNSFNAKTPIVAVTASSFSEAYEKCAQHGIEGFIGKPFQPKQLYKVLSDFL